In one window of Thermodesulfobacteriota bacterium DNA:
- a CDS encoding site-2 protease family protein has product MDLKSILLIAPPILLALTFHEFAHAYVANRYGDDTAKQSGRLTLNPLKHLDPLGTIMIFLVHFGWAKPVPVNPNQLRNPKKDMLFISAAGPLANMILALISGIFLRLLFTMAKAPDQYSVMGLLIFMVFMSLQINLALAIFNILPIAPLDGSKILSGLLPDNYRDIIYFLERYGPFILIGLIIFGRVTGVSILGGAIWPFVKFFSKIFAGI; this is encoded by the coding sequence CTTTTCACGAGTTTGCCCATGCTTATGTTGCCAATCGATATGGAGATGATACTGCCAAGCAAAGTGGTCGCTTAACCTTAAATCCGCTAAAACACTTGGACCCGTTAGGTACCATCATGATTTTCCTGGTCCATTTCGGATGGGCCAAACCTGTGCCGGTAAATCCCAATCAATTGAGAAACCCTAAAAAAGATATGCTCTTCATCAGCGCGGCTGGTCCTCTGGCAAATATGATCTTAGCGCTGATCAGTGGTATTTTTTTAAGACTTCTTTTTACTATGGCCAAAGCACCTGATCAGTATTCGGTGATGGGTTTGCTCATCTTTATGGTGTTTATGAGCCTGCAGATTAATCTGGCCCTGGCCATTTTCAATATCCTTCCCATTGCTCCTCTGGATGGCTCGAAAATATTATCCGGGCTTTTACCGGACAACTATAGAGACATAATATACTTTCTGGAGCGTTACGGTCCTTTTATCCTCATCGGATTAATCATATTCGGAAGAGTGACAGGGGTATCCATCCTGGGTGGCGCCATTTGGCCGTTTGTTAAATTTTTCAGTAAAATTTTTGCCGGAATATGA